TCTAGATACTATTTTACCCAAAGATTTATAAAAATAAAATCGTAAAAATGCTCCTTATTTTTTGTCCCCACAAAAAACGAGGAGCGATCCCTATTGTCATCAAATAAGTATATTAAATTTATTGATCTAAGTCTTAAGACGGTTCAGTCTTCTAGACTGAACCTCTATTCTTGCAAATACTCAAAATGTGTTTATACTCAACATCAGCTTCTTGTTCTTGTTTTGCTGAAAGAGTATATAACTACAGACTATCGTGATTTTGTAGAACTTATTGACCTTATGAGTAATATAAAAGAAAACTTGATCTTGATAAGGGTCCTCATTACACTACTCTTCAAAAGTTTGTATCCAGAATTCCTTCCTCATTACTTAACCTAATTTTATCAAAAACTCTAAAACTATTTTATTCACATGGAGAAAATGCTTCTATTACAGCAATTGATGCAACTGGGTTTACGAGTTCTTATGCAAGTCATTACTACTCTCGAAGAACAGGGAGACTCCGAAGGAGCTTCCTGAAAACTTCAATAGCAGTAGATACAGATAAAAAACGCACATGATATTTTTGGAATAACATGCCCAAAAAATGAAAGTCCTTTTCACTTAGCTTTTTTGATAATAGAACTCCATCATTACCTTTGGACAGGAAGGTTGTTTTTACTTTGGTTCTCCGAAGCCGTCAAAAAACTAACCATTGAATTGCCATCGAAGGCCCAGATGTGACCTTGATCACGGATGCCAAATTGCCTTTGAAGCAATTCTACTGTCCTGGAAATGATGGAGTAATGTAAATTGGACGGAGAAATAAACAAATCTTGTGGTTTAGACATTCACAAACGTTTTGTTATTGCTACTATCCTCAGTAGATCCGGTGAAAAACAACAACATCGTTTTGCCAGAGATGATGATGGGATTTTAGATCTTAAAAATTTGGTAACCTCTGAAAAATGTGATGTTGTTGCCTGTGAATCAACAAGTGATTTCTGGGTTCCGATTTATGAGGCATTGATAGATCATTTGCCTGTTATAGTTGGAAATGCTCGAGATATGAAAGCATTTACACATAAAAAAACAGATAAAATAGATTCCGAAGTAATTGCAAAACTTGCATTGAATAAGATGGTTCAACCATCAAGAGTTTTTCCGAAGAAACATAGAGAATTCAGGTCATACGTCAGGCTTCGCCTAACTCTTGTAAGAAAAAGAACGGACATTAAAAATGAAGCTCATGCAATTCTTTCCTCCGAAATGTTACATCTGGGTGATGTTCTGACTGACATTTTTGGAAAAAATGGTAGAGCAATTCTAGCAGGAATCTCTTCAGGTAAAAATATTGATCAAATTATAGAGTCGCTTTCTCCAAATGTTCGGAAAAAGAGTGTTCAGATAAGGGAAATTCTGGATAGAGAAGTATCACAGAGTGCTGCAATAAGGCTTCAGATATGTCTGAAATCCTTATAAAACATTTAGATGAAGAAATTGAAGTTCTTGAAAGAGAAATTTTCAATTATGCTTATCAAAAGCATAAAAGGGAAATGGAAATTTTGATGTCAGTTCCAGGTATTGGAGAGCTTGGTGCGGCAACTCTAATTGCTGAAATAGGAGATTTCAGGGATTTTCCAACGGGAGATAAACTTGCTTCATGGCTTGGAATAGTTCCTAATGTGTATCAATCTGCAGATAAATACCATAACGGAAGAATCACTAAGAGAGGATCAAAAGTAGCAAGGTGGATTCTAACTCAGATTGCTCAAGCAGCAGCAAGAAAGAAAAATAGCAGATTAAAGGAGTTTTTTAACAGGAAAAAGAAGACAATTGGATATGCTAAGGCAATTATTGCCTTAGCAAGGAAAATTGCAACAATAATATGGCATTTGATCACAAACGATGAGATGTACGAAGATGAAACAGGATACCAAAAGGGAGAAGTTAAAAAGAGAAAGATTGTTGAGGCAGACATATTCTCGGTTGATGAAAGGATAACAATAATTAGTGGAATTATCGCAATTATGGGAAAAAAGGAAGGAGAGAGTACGTGATGAGTTTTCTCATCATGGACTTTCATGCCAAGTAATATTAGGATGGAAAATCAGTCAAAAACGGATCATGATGTCAAACATGCAAAAGCTCTATGCAAAAGCTCTGCTAAGACAATCAAACAAGTTAAGGAAATCAGAATGTTACGTGATGGATAAAGGATATGATTCTGAAAAAATTCATGAATTAATTAGAGGAGAAATAAAAGCAGACTCAATTATACATTTAAGAGTAAGAAAAAGGGAGAGAATAAAAGGAAAATATAGAAGACAGCTACATTTAA
This window of the Methanosarcina mazei S-6 genome carries:
- a CDS encoding transposase, which produces MMSNMQKLYAKALLRQSNKLRKSECYVMDKGYDSEKIHELIRGEIKADSIIHLRVRKRERIKGKYRRQLHLTFDKIRYNKRNIAEATFSVVKRKFGEVLRARKYFNQVKEIKIKLIVYNINKKVVEIIYIK